In Pyrus communis chromosome 1, drPyrComm1.1, whole genome shotgun sequence, the following are encoded in one genomic region:
- the LOC137735048 gene encoding exocyst complex component SEC3A, with protein sequence MAKSSADDQELRRACEAAIEGTKQSVVMSIRVAKSRGIWGKTHKLGRDMAKPRVLALSVKTKGQRTQAFLRVLKYSTGGVLEPAKLYKLKHLSKVEVLTNDPSGCTFTLGFDNLRSQSVAPPQWTMRNIDDRNRLLLCILNICKDALGHLPKVVGIDVVEMALWAKENTPAVTSQGKEQEGPAASTVTESDLKVTVEKELVSQAEEEDMEALLGTYVMGIGEAEAFSERLKRELLALEAANVHAILESEPLIDEVLQGLEAATNCVDDMDEWLGIFNVKLRHMREDIESIETRNNKLEMQSVNNRALIYELDKLLLGLRVPSQYAACLTGGSFDEARMLQNIEACEWLAGALRSLEVPNLDPIYANMRAVKEKRAELEKLKSTFVRRASEFLRNYFASLVDFMISDKSYFSQRGQLKRPDHADLRYKCRTYARLLQHLKSLDKNCMGALRKAYCSSLNLLLRREAREFANELRASTKASRNPTVWLEASTGSGQNVNAADTSTVSEAYSKMLTIFIPLLVDESSFFAHFMCFEVPALVPPGGTANGDKYDDTNDDDLGIMDIDDNDSKAGKSSGELAALNESLQDLLDGIQEDFYAVVDWAYKIDPLRCISMHGITERYLSGQKADAAGFVRLLLGDLESRVSVQFSHFVDEACRQIERNERNVRQMGVLSYIPRFATLATRMEQYIQGQSRDLVDQAYTKFVSIMFATLEKIAQTEPKYSDLFLLENYAAFQNSLYDLANVVPTLAKFYHQASEAYEQACTRHISMIIYNQFERLFQFARRIEDLMYTIAPEEIPFQLGLSKMDLRKVIRSSLSGLDKSITAMYKKLQKNMTSEELLPSLWDKCKKEFLDKYESFAQLVAKIYPTETIHSVTEMRDLLASM encoded by the exons ATGGCGAAATCGAGCGCAGACGACCAGGAGCTGCGGCGGGCCTGCGAGGCCGCCATCGAAGGCACCAAGCAGAGCGTCGTTATGTCCATCCGCGTGGCCAAGAGCCGTGGGATCTGGGGCAAGACCCATAAGCTCGGCCGCGACATGGCCAAACCTAGGGTTCTCGCACTTTCCG TAAAAACCAAAGGCCAGAGGACTCAAGCCTTTCTTCGAGTCTTAAAATATTCTACTGGAGGAGTCCTTGAG CCTGCAAAGTTATACAAACTAAAGCATCTTTCAAAGGTGGAGGTTTTAACAAACGACCCTAGTGGGTGTACTTTTACTCTG GGTTTTGATAATCTTAGGAGTCAAAGTGTTGCTCCTCCTCAATGGACCATGCGAAATATTGATGACAG GAACCGGCTTTTACTTTGTATTTTAAACATATGCAAAGATGCACTGGGTCATCTTCCTAAAGTTGTTGGTATAGATGTCGTGGAGATGGCTCTTTGGGCTAAG GAAAATACACCGGCAGTCACTAGTCAAGGAAAGGAGCAAGAGGGACCTGCTGCATCAACAGTAACTGAAAGTGACTTGAAAGTAACTGTTGAAAAAGAACTTGTCTCCCAAGCTGAGGAAGAGGACATGGAGGCACTTTTGGGAAC TTATGTCATGGGTATTGGTGAAGCAGAAGCATTTTCTGAAAGGTTGAAGAGAGAGCTTCTGGCTTTGGAAGCAGCAAATGTGCATGCCATTTTGGAAAGTGAACCTTTGATAGACGAG GTATTGCAAGGGCTTGAAGCAGCAACAAATTGTGTCGATGACATGGATGAATGGTTAGGAATCTTTAATGTGAAACTCAGACACATGAGAGAAGACATTGAATCG ATAGAAACCCGCAATAACAAGTTGGAGATGCAATCTGTAAATAATAGGGCACTCATTTATGAACTCGATAAGCTTCTTCTAGGTTTGCGTGTTCCTTCTCAG TATGCAGCATGCTTGACAGGAGGTTCATTCGATGAAGCACGTATGCTTCAAAACATAGAAGCATGTGAGTGGTTGGCTGGTGCTTTACGCAGTCTTGAAGTACCTAACTTGGATCCCATCTATGCAAATATGCGGGCT GTTAAAGAGAAGCGAGCAGaacttgaaaaattgaaatctaCATTTGTCAGAAGAGCTTCTGAGTTCTTGCGAAATTACTTTGCTAGTTTGGTGGATTTTATGATAAGCGACAAGAGCTACTTTTCTCAG CGGGGGCAGCTGAAAAGGCCTGATCATGCTGATCTACGGTACAAATGCAGAACGTATGCTCGCCTTCTGCAACATCTGAAG AGTCTTGATAAAAATTGCATGGGGGCTTTGAGGAAAGCATATTGTAGCTCCCTTAACTTGCTTCTTCGTCGCGAG GCTCGTGAATTTGCAAATGAGCTTCGTGCTAGTACAAAGGCATCAAGAAATCCAACCGTCTGGCTTGAAGCTTCTACTGGGTCTGGTCAAAATGTGAATGCTGCGGACACTTCTACTGTTTCTGAAGCTTATTCCAAGATGCTTACAATTTTTATCCCACTCCTTGTAGATGAG AGTTCTTTCTTTGCACACTTTATGTGCTTTGAAGTTCCGGCACTTGTTCCACCAGGGGGTACTGCTAATGGAGATAAATATGATGACACCAATGACGATGATTTGGGAATCATGGACATCGATGACAATGATAGCAAAGCTG GCAAAAGTTCAGGAGAGCTTGCAGCATTAAATGAATCTCTTCAGGACTTACTTGATGGAATCCAG GAAGACTTCTATGCCGTTGTGGACTGGGCATACAAGATCGATCCCTTACGCTGCATATCAATGCATGGGATTACAGAGCGCTATCTTTCTGGTCAAAAAGCTGATGCAGCAGGTTTTGTACGTCTCTTGCTTGGTGATCTGGAGTCAAGAGTTTCTGTGCAGTTCAGTCAC TTTGTTGATGAAGCTTGCCGCCAGATTGAAAGAAACGAGCGCAACGTTAGACAAATGGGTGTCTTATCATACATCCCAAG ATTTGCTACTCTGGCAACACGAATGGAGCAGTACATCCAGGGACAATCTAGGGATTTGGTTGATCAAGCGTACACAAAATTT GTTAGTATAATGTTTGCGACATTGGAGAAAATTGCACAAACAGAGCCAAAGTATTCTGATCTTTTTCTATTAGAGAACTACGCTGCGTTTCAGAATAG TTTGTATGACCTAGCAAATGTTGTGCCCACCTTGGCCAAATTTTATCACCAGGCAAGTGAAGCTTATGAACAAGCTTGCACACGCCATATCAGCATGATCATATACAAT CAATTTGAACGGCTTTTCCAGTTTGCTCGAAGAATAGAGGATTTGATGTATACAATTGCACCAGAAGAG ATCCCCTTCCAGCTAGGGTTGTCAAAGATGGATCTGCGGAAGGTGATAAGATCAAGTTTATCTGGG CTTGACAAGTCCATCACTGCAATGTACAAGAAGTTGCAGAAAAACATGACGTCAGAAGAACTGCTGCCTTCATTATGGGATAAATGCAAG AAGGAGTTCCTTGACAAGTATGAAAGTTTTGCGCAACTCGTCGCCAAGATTTACCCGACAGAGACCATTCATAGCGTAACAGAAATGAGAGACCTTTTGGCTTCCATGTAA